ccaaaacccccccaaaattcgGGATTTCCCCCAACCCCCCACCAAAATTGGGATTTCCTCCCAAACGGCCCCagaatccccccaaaattcgggATTTCCTCCTAAAAACGTCCCCAAATCCCCTAAAAATTCGCGATTTcctcccaaaacccccccaaaattcgGGATTTCCTCCCAAACCGCCCCagaatccccccaaaattcgggatttcctcctaaaaacgaccccaaatcccccaagaATTCGCGATTTCCTCCCgaaactgccccaaaattcgggatttccccccaaaattcgggatttcctcccaaaccaccccagaatccccccaaaattcgggatttcctcccaaacccgaccccaaatcccccaaattccgggatttcctcccaaaaccgccccaaaattcgggattccccccccaaacccccccagaatccccccaaaaccaccaacTCCAACTCCCGGAACTCCccaaaatggggtttttttcccgttttttgggtttttcacAGCCCCATGGAGGTCAATTCCAGcgcccctccccctgccccgcccctccccccggggccgcccccgcccccaaTTCCCGGAGCCGGAGGGTGACGAGCGCCGAGCCCCTCCCCCAAATTGGGGATCCCGGCCCCTCCcaagccccaaaatccaccccaaaaatcgGGAATTTCCCCCAAATTGGGACTCCAGGAGCCCCAACATTTCCTGTCCCAAGcgccccaaacctccccaaatccccacatTTCTGCCCCAAAATTACCGGGATACCCCCAAAACTTCGGGATTTCCTCCCCAACACCGACCGCAAACCGCCCAAATTTCGGGATTTCCTCCCAAAcccgaccccaaatcccccaaaaattcGGGATTTCCTCCCCAACACCGACCCTGGACACCCAAAAATTCGGGATTTTGCCTCAAAACCGACCCCCAAATTTCGGGATTTCCTCCCAAATccgaccccaaatccccccaaaatttgggattttgCCCCAAAACCGACCCTggatcccccccccccccccaaaattcggGATTTCCTCCCCAACACCGACCCCAAATACCCCAAAATTCGGGATTTCCTCCCAAAcccgaccccaaatccccccaaaatttgggatttcCTCCTAAAAATGTCCCAGAATCCCCTAAAAATTTGGGATTTCCTCCCAAAccgaccccaaatccccccaattTCGGGATTTCCTCCCAAAACCGACCCAAAATTCgggatttccccccaaaattcggGATTTCCTCCCAAACCGCCCCAGAATCCCCCCAAATTTCGGGATTTCCTCCCAAAcccgaccccaaatccccccaaaattcgggATTTCCTCCCCAACACCGACCCTGGACACCCAAAAATTCGGGATTTTGCCTCAAAACCGACCCCAAATTTCGGGATTTCCTCCCAAATccgaccccaaatccccccaaaatttgggattttgCCCCAAAACCGACCCTGgatcccccccccaaaattcggGATTTCCTCCCAACACCGACCCCAAATACCCCCAAAATTCGGGATTTCCTCCCAAAcccgaccccaaatccccccaaaatttgggatttcCTCCTAAAAATGTCCCAGAATCCCCCCAAATTTCGGGATTTCCTCCCAAACCCGACCCAAAATTCGCGATTTCCTCCCAAAATTCGGGATTTCCTCCCAAAccgaccccaaatccccaaattccgGGATTTCCTCCCAAACCCGACCCAAAATTCGcgatttccccccaaaattcgggattcccccccaaacccccccagaatccccccaaaaccaccaacTCCAACTCCCGGAACTCCccaaaatggggttttttttcccgttttttgggtttttcacAGCCCCATGGAGGTCAATTCCAGcgcccctccccctgccccgcccctccccccggggccgcccccgcccccaaTTCCCGGAGCCGGAGGGTGACGAGCGCCGAGCCCCTCCCCCAAATTGGGGATCCCGGCCCCTCCcaagccccaaaatccaccccaaaaatcgGGAATTTCCCCCAAATTGGGACTCCAGGAGCCCCAACATTTCCTGTCCCAAGcgccccaaacctccccaaatccccacatTTCTGCCCCAAAATTACCGGGATACCCCCAAAACTTCGGGATTTCCTCCCCAACACCGACCGCAAACCGCCCAAATTTCGGGATTTCCTCCCAAAcccgaccccaaatcccccaaaaattcGGGATTTCCTCCCCAACACCGACCCTGGACACCCAAAAATTCGGGATTTTGCCTCAAAACCGACCCCAAATTTCGGGATTTCCTCCCAAATccgaccccaaatccccccaaaatttgggattttgCCCCAAAACCGACCCTggatcccccccccccccaaaattcggGATTTCCTCCCCAACACCGACCCCAAATACCCCAAAATTCGGGATTTCCTCCCAAAcccgaccccaaatccccccaaaatttgggatttcCTCCTAAAAATGTCCCAGAATCCCCTAAAAATCCGGGATTTCCTCCCAAAccgaccccaaatccccccaatttcgggatttcctcccaaaatcgacccaaaattcgggatttccccccaaaattcgggatttcctcccaaacccgaccccaaatccccccaaaattcgggATTTCCTCCTAAAAATGTCCCAGAATCCCCCCAAATTTCGGGATTTCCTCCCAAACCCGACCCAAAATTCGGGATTTcctcccaaaacccccccaaaattcgGGATTTCCTCCCAAACCGCCCCagaatccccccaaaattcgggATTTCCTCCTAAAAACGACCCCAAATCCCCTAAAAATTCGCGATTTCCTCCCAAAACCGACCCAAAATTCGGGATTTCCTCCCAAATCTCCTAAAAATTCGCgattccccccaaacccccccccagaatccccccaaaaccaccaacTCCAACTCCCGGAACTCCccaaaatgggtttttttttcccgttttttgggtttttcacAGCCCCATGGAGGTCAATTCCAGcgcccctccccctgccccgccCCCCTTGCGGAGCGGgacccccgcccctccccccggGGTCGCCCCCGCCCCCAATTCCTGGAGCCGGAGGGTGACGAGCGCCGAGCCCAGCGCGGCTCGGGGGGGCCCCCCGGGAGCCCCGGGCAACTGAAGCAGCAGCGTGGCCACCGCGGCCACCCCGTCCTCGGTGGGCTCCAGCGTCaccggccccgcccccaccCCCAATTTCGGGGCTCCCCCCCCAAATTTGGGGGGTCCCgagctgggtttggggggtcccgaGAGGATTttgggggcgcgggggggtggTCGaaaggggaattttggggggccGGGCGCGACTTTTGGGGGTCCgagaggggattttgggggccgaaatgggaatttgggggggtcccGAGGTGGGGGTTGGGGGTTTTGGTGGCCCAGGTGGGAGTTTGGGGGGTCCacgggggagttttgggggtcccgCCCCTGCAGGGGGGAATTTTGGGCCCCGAATTTGCCGTTTTGGCCACTCAGGTGGAAGTTTTGGTGGCCCAGCTCCGGATTTTGGTGGCCCGGGTGGCGAGTTTGGTGGCCTTGCTCCGAATCTTGGTGGCCAACCTTCAAATTTGGGTGGCCCACCCCCAGATTTTGGTTGCCTGACCCCAAATCTTGGTAGCCCAGTGCCCGATTTTGGTTGCCCGAGCCCAAATTCCGCTCTCCTGACCCCAAATCTTGGTAGCCCAAGGCCCGATTTTGGTTGCCTGACCCCAAACTTTGCTCTGCAGCCCCCAAATTCTGGTAGCCAACCCCCAAAGTCTGGTAGCCACCCCCCACATTTTGGTTGCCCGACCCCAAATCTTGGTAGCCCAGCGCCCTATTTTGGTTGCCCGACACCAAATTCCTCTCTCCGGACCCCAAATTCTGGTAGCCAACCGCCAGATTTTGGTAGCCGAGCCCAGAATTCCGCTGGCCCAGCTCAAAATTCTGGTAGCCCAAGGCCCGGTTTTGGTAGCCAAGGTGCGGGCAGTGCTGGAAGCACACGGTGACCCTGGCGAAAGGCCTGGCGGCCATCTTGGACATCTCCTGGcggtgccgccgccgctcgTGGCGAGCGTCCAGGCCCTGCTTGGCCTTCCAGAGGAGGACGCAGACGGccaaaaagaggaagaaacaggaaaaaaagacgGAAAAAAACACGAAAAGGTCGATGTGGGCTTGGTCCTGCCGGAAAAAAAGGAGCCCCTGGGACGGCTCCGGCCCGCCCAGGACCAGCAGGTAAAAGCGAGTGGACTTCAGGGGGTGGCCAGAGTGGGGGTAGGTGAGCACCAGGCGGTCTCGGACGCCTCGGACCACCAGGGCCGGCACGGGCTCGGCGATGGTCAGGTAGGTGACCAGGCCTTGGGCTCGCTCCTCCAGGAGCCTGGGGGGCCCCGGGGGCTGCTgcgggctgggggaggggtgggggtggcCGGAGTGGTCactgggggggggttgggggtggCCGGcgagtttggggtgggagggatgAGAGGTTTGGCCGGTGAAAGTGGTTTGGCCACTGGGGTTGGCTCCGGGACCACCAAAAGCTCTGGGGTCACCGGTTTGACCAGTAAAAGCGGTTTGGCTACTGGGGTTGGCTCCGGGACCACCAAAAGCTCTGGGGTCACCGGTTTGACCAGTAAAAGTGGTTTGGCCACTGGGGTTGGCTCCGGGACCACCAAAAGCTCTGGGGTCACCGGTTTGACCAGTAAAAGCGGTTTGGCTACTGGGGTTGGCTCGGGGACCACCAGGACCACCAAAAGCTCTGGGGTTACCAGTTTGACCAATAAAACCAGTTTGGCCACTGGGGTTGGCTCCAGGACCACCAGGACCTCCGGGACCACCAGCTTGACCAGTAGGACCAGTTTGGCCAGTGGGACCAGCCCCAAGATCTGCAGAAACTCTGGGGTCATCAGCTTGACCAGTGAAACCAGTATGGCCAGTTTGGCCACTGGGGTTGGCTCCTGGACCACCAAAAGCTCTGGGGTCACCAGCTTGACCAGTAAAACCAGTTTGGCCAGTATGACCAATGAAATCACCTCTGggacctccagcagcaccagtaaAACCAGTATAACCAGTTTGGGTGCTGGGATTGGCTCCTGGGCCTCCAAGAGCTCTGGGGTCACCAGTAAAACCAGTAACCCCAGTGGGAccagtgggagcagccccaCCCTCACCAGcgccaccagtgccaccagtgccaccagtgccaaaGATCCCAAAGGCCCCAAAGCTCCCAGTTCCAGTCCCAAAGGCGTCatcaccagtgccaccagtgccaccagttcCTGAAGTCCTCAAGGTGCCACCACCAGTGCCGAAGGTCCCAGttccaccagtgccaccagtgccgAAGGTCCCAGTTCCAGTGCCGAAGGTCCCAGttccagcaccaccagtgccaccagttcCTGAAGTCCTCAAGGTGCCACCACCAGTCCCACCAGTGCCAAAGGTCTCAGAACCAGTCCCAAAGGTCCCAGttccagtgccaccagtgccaccagtgccgAAGTTCACCGAACCAGTCCCGAAAGTCCCAGTTCCAGTGCCACCAGTCCCGAAGGTCCCAGCTTCCGtcccaccagtgccaccagtgccgAAGGTCCCAGAACCAGTGCTGAAGGTCCCAGTTCCAGTCCCACCAGTCCCGAAGGTCCCAGAACCAGtcccaccagtgccaccagtgccgAAGGTCCCAGttccagtgccaccagtgctgAAGGTCCCAGAACCAGTCCCGAAGGTCCCAGAACCAGTCCCACCAGTGCCAAAGGTCCCAGAACCAGTCCTACCAGTCCCGAAGGTCCCAGTTCCAGTCCCGAAGGTCCCAgtaccagtgccaccagtgccgAAGGTCCCAGAACCAGTCCCGAAGGTCCCAGAACCAGTCCCACCAGTGCCGAAGGTCCCAGAACCAGTCCCACCAGTCCCGAAGGTCCCAGAACCAGTCCCACCAGTGCCGAAGCTCCCAGTTCCAGCCCCACCAGTCCCACCAGTGCCGAAGGTCCCAGAACCAGTCCCACCAGTCCCACCAGCGCCGAAGCTCCCAGTTCCAGTCCCACCAGTGCCGAAGCTCCCAGTTCCAGCCCCACCAGTCCCACCAGTGCCGAAGGTCCCAGAACCAGTCCCACCAGTCCCACCAGCGCCGAAGCTCCCAGTTCCAGTGCCACTAGCCCCGAAGCTCCCAGTTCCAGTGCCACCAGTCCCACCAGCGCCGAAGCTCCCAGTTCCAGTCCCACCAGTGCCGAAGCTCCCAGTTCCAGCCCCACCAGTCCCACCAGTGCCGAAGGTCCCAGTTCCAGTGCCACCAGTCCCACCAGTCCTGAAGCTCCCAGAACCAGCCCCGAAGCTCCCAGTTCCAGTGCCACTAGCCCCGAAGCTCCCAGTTCCAGCCCCACCAGTCCCACCAGCCCTGAAGCTCCCAGTTCCAGCCCCACCAGTCCCACCAGTGCCGAAGCTCCCAGTTCCAGCCCCACCAGTCCCACCAGTGCCGAAGCTCCCAGTTCCAGCCCCACCAGTCCCACCAGTCCTGAAGCTCCCAGAACCAGCCCCGAAGCTCCCAGTTCCAGTGCCACCAGCGCCGAAGCTCCCAGTTCCAGTGCCACTAGCCCCGAAGCTCCCAGTTCCAGCCCCACCAGTCCCACCAGCCCCGAAGCTCCCAGTTCCAGCCCCACCAGTCCCACCAGCGCCGAAGCTCCCAGCCGCAGCCCCCCCAGCCGCAAAGGCGCCGCCGGGCGCCTGCACCCTGACGCGGTGCCAGCCCGTGGCCGGCTCCACGTCCACGGCGAAGGTGTCGTACGAGGTGGCCACGAACAGGTCCACGACGCCGAAGGTGACGTCCAGCGTCACCCGG
This Corvus hawaiiensis isolate bCorHaw1 unplaced genomic scaffold, bCorHaw1.pri.cur scaffold_307_ctg1, whole genome shotgun sequence DNA region includes the following protein-coding sequences:
- the MEGF8 gene encoding multiple epidermal growth factor-like domains protein 8 isoform X2, with protein sequence MPVESAPPLPCPAPCHLHRTCAACLASPGADGGWQHCLWSLALGECLSPSFAPLRCLAGGCGPPPPRWGRGRRLRHPPRRWGRGPGGLPRRWGRGLGALPPPPTARGPPSAPSACGGPAVVGAPGGGHNGGGRCLEGGLSGPRHGVTQACGAGGVWAFLSCPPEDECENGHHTCGPSQVCQDLPEGFTCTCRPGYAADSRTGECRPVCRQGCANGTCLEPDRCRCHFGFVGADCAVPCACNGHSDCAGPAARDTCLRCMNNTQGPQCQRCRPLFVGSALGGGTCLTCRSFCRHRADVCVSRAELERHRGDPRRYPLEPHLIPTWVAEGPSEAQAVCVGCQNNSVGDRCDTCRPGYFMLDGTCTRCQCNGHADTCNELDGTGCPCQNNTESSPCPERRDCYRHQCSKCRDSFQGHPVGGQQCYRLLAVEQEYCLDPASQSHCFPPPQRRPLPPGRSVPFAVQPKFTNVDIRVTLDVTFGVVDLFVATSYDTFAVDVEPATGWHRVRVQAPGGAFAAGGAAAGSFGAGGTGGAGTGSFGAGGTGGAGTGSFGASGTGTGSFGAGGTGTGSFGAGSGSFRTGGTGGAGTGSFGTGGTGGAGTGSFGTGGTGGAGTGSFRAGGTGGAGTGSFGASGTGTGSFGAGSGSFRTGGTGGTGTGTFGTGGTGGAGTGSFGTGGTGTGSFGAGGTGGTGTGSFGASGTGTGSFGAGGTGGTGSGTFGTGGTGGAGTGSFGTGGTGTGSFGAGGTGGTGSGTFGTGGTGGAGTGSFGTGGTGSGTFGTGGTGSGTFGTGGTGSGTFGTGSGTFGTGGTGTGTFGTGTGTFGTGRTGSGTFGTGGTGSGTFGTGSGTFSTGGTGTGTFGTGGTGGTGSGTFGTGGTGGTEAGTFGTGGTGTGTFGTGSVNFGTGGTGGTGTGTFGTGSETFGTGGTGGGTLRTSGTGGTGGAGTGTFGTGTGTFGTGGTGGTGTFGTGGGTLRTSGTGGTGGTGDDAFGTGTGSFGAFGIFGTGGTGGTGGAGEGGAAPTGPTGVTGFTGDPRALGGPGANPSTQTGYTGFTGAAGGPRGDFIGHTGQTGFTGQAGDPRAFGGPGANPSGQTGHTGFTGQADDPRVSADLGAGPTGQTGPTGQAGGPGGPGGPGANPSGQTGFIGQTGNPRAFGGPGGPRANPSSQTAFTGQTGDPRAFGGPGANPSGQTTFTGQTGDPRAFGGPGANPSSQTAFTGQTGDPRAFGGPGANPSGQTTFTGQTSHPSHPKLAGHPQPPPSDHSGHPHPSPSPQQPPGPPRLLEERAQGLVTYLTIAEPVPALVVRGVRDRLVLTYPHSGHPLKSTRFYLLVLGGPEPSQGLLFFRQDQAHIDLFVFFSVFFSCFFLFLAVCVLLWKAKQGLDARHERRRHRQEMSKMAARPFARVTVCFQHCPHLGYQNRALGYQNFELGQRNSGLGYQNLAVGYQNLGSGERNLVSGNQNRALGYQDLGSGNQNVGGGYQTLGVGYQNLGAAEQSLGSGNQNRALGYQDLGSGERNLGSGNQNRALGYQDLGSGNQNLGVGHPNLKVGHQDSEQGHQTRHPGHQNPELGHQNFHLSGQNGKFGAQNSPLQGRDPQNSPVDPPNSHLGHQNPQPPPRDPPKFPFRPPKSPLGPPKVAPGPPKFPFRPPPRAPKILSGPPKPSSGPPKFGGGAPKLGVGAGPVTLEPTEDGVAAVATLLLQLPGAPGGPPRAALGSALVTLRLQELGAGATPGGGAGVPLRKGGGAGGGALELTSMGL
- the MEGF8 gene encoding multiple epidermal growth factor-like domains protein 8 isoform X9 codes for the protein MPVESAPPLPCPAPCHLHRTCAACLASPGADGGWQHCLWSLALGECLSPSFAPLRCLAGGCGPPPPRWGRGRRLRHPPRRWGRGPGGLPRRWGRGLGALPPPPTARGPPSAPSACGGPAVVGAPGGGHNGGGRCLEGGLSGPRHGVTQACGAGGVWAFLSCPPEDECENGHHTCGPSQVCQDLPEGFTCTCRPGYAADSRTGECRPVCRQGCANGTCLEPDRCRCHFGFVGADCAVPCACNGHSDCAGPAARDTCLRCMNNTQGPQCQRCRPLFVGSALGGGTCLTCRSFCRHRADVCVSRAELERHRGDPRRYPLEPHLIPTWVAEGPSEAQAVCVGCQNNSVGDRCDTCRPGYFMLDGTCTRCQCNGHADTCNELDGTGCPCQNNTESSPCPERRDCYRHQCSKCRDSFQGHPVGGQQCYRLLAVEQEYCLDPASQSHCFPPPQRRPLPPGRSVPFAVQPKFTNVDIRVTLDVTFGVVDLFVATSYDTFAVDVEPATGWHRVRVQAPGGAFAAGGAAAGSFGAGGTGGAGTGSFGAGGTGGAGTGSFGAGGTGGTGSGTFGTGGTGGAGTGSFGTGGTGSGTFGTGGTGSGTFGTGGTGSGTFGTGSGTFGTGGTGTGTFGTGTGTFGTGRTGSGTFGTGGTGSGTFGTGSGTFSTGGTGTGTFGTGGTGGTGSGTFGTGGTGTGTFSTGSGTFGTGGTGGTEAGTFGTGGTGTGTFGTGSVNFGTGGTGGTGTGTFGTGSETFGTGGTGGGTLRTSGTGGTGGAGTGTFGTGTGTFGTGGTGGTGTFGTGGGTLRTSGTGGTGGTGDDAFGTGTGSFGAFGIFGTGGTGGTGGAGEGGAAPTGPTGVTGFTGDPRALGGPGANPSTQTGYTGFTGAAGGPRGDFIGHTGQTGFTGQAGDPRAFGGPGANPSGQTGHTGFTGQADDPRVSADLGAGPTGQTGPTGQAGGPGGPGGPGANPSGQTGFIGQTGNPRAFGGPGGPRANPSSQTAFTGQTGDPRAFGGPGANPSGQTTFTGQTGDPRAFGGPGANPSSQTAFTGQTGDPRAFGGPGANPSGQTTFTGQTSHPSHPKLAGHPQPPPSDHSGHPHPSPSPQQPPGPPRLLEERAQGLVTYLTIAEPVPALVVRGVRDRLVLTYPHSGHPLKSTRFYLLVLGGPEPSQGLLFFRQDQAHIDLFVFFSVFFSCFFLFLAVCVLLWKAKQGLDARHERRRHRQEMSKMAARPFARVTVCFQHCPHLGYQNRALGYQNFELGQRNSGLGYQNLAVGYQNLGSGERNLVSGNQNRALGYQDLGSGNQNVGGGYQTLGVGYQNLGAAEQSLGSGNQNRALGYQDLGSGERNLGSGNQNRALGYQDLGSGNQNLGVGHPNLKVGHQDSEQGHQTRHPGHQNPELGHQNFHLSGQNGKFGAQNSPLQGRDPQNSPVDPPNSHLGHQNPQPPPRDPPKFPFRPPKSPLGPPKVAPGPPKFPFRPPPRAPKILSGPPKPSSGPPKFGGGAPKLGVGAGPVTLEPTEDGVAAVATLLLQLPGAPGGPPRAALGSALVTLRLQELGAGATPGGGAGVPLRKGGGAGGGALELTSMGL